The segment ATCGCCCGCCTCGGCCTGCGTCGCTAAATAAAAACACGTTGTGAAGACGGCTACGTAGATTCGTAGCCGTCTTCATTCGTTAGAGTGGAAAGTAACGAGCCCATCCGGGCTTAACGCATCGAGCGACGATGCCACCTCGCACACCGGTCCTCGGTAGTGGCCTCCGGAAGCAGTGAAAGCTTGAGCTCCGTGGGTCTCGATCGAAGACCGGAACCAAGACGGAAGTGGCACGAGCCTCGATGGCGACAAGCAACTGCGCGCCTCGCCGGCGCGCCAACGAACGGAGCATGACTTGGGTCTGAACCCTGAATCCGCCGTTGCCGTCCTTGATAACGGACGCTTCGGAAAACACACTATTCGCTTCGAGACCGGCCGACTGGCCCAGCAGGCAGCAGGATGCGCCGCCGCTTACCTCGACGATGAAACGATGCTGCTCTCGGCGACCGCCGTTGGCAAGCACCCGAAAGACAACTTCGACTTCTTCCCGCTGACGGTCGACGTCGAGGAGCGGATGTACGCTGCCGGCCGGATCCCCGGATCCTTCTTCCGCCGCGAGGGACGTCCGTCAACCGACGCGATCCTGACCTGCCGGTTGATCGACCGACCGCTGCGCCCGTCCTTCGTTTCGGGACTGCGCAACGAGGTCCAGGTCGTCATCACAGTGATGGCGATGCACCCGGACCACCTGTACGACGTGCTGGCGATCAACGCCGCGTCGATGTCGACGCAGCTTTCCGGCCTGCCGTTCTCCGGTCCTATCGGTGGCGTGCGAGTCGCCCTGATCGAAGACCAGTGGGTTGCGTTCCCGAACCACTCGGATCTGGAAAACGCCGTGTTCGACATGGTTGTTGCCGGCCGGGTCGTCGGTGACGACGTCGCGATCATGATGGTCGAGGCCGAGGCAACCGACAACTCGTGGAACCTGATCAAGGAAAACGGTGCCACCGCACCGACTGAAGAGATCGTGGCACAGGGGCTCGAAGCCTCGAAGCCGTTCATCCGCGAACTGGTCCGGGCGCAGGCAGAGCTTGCGGAACGTGCCGCCAAGCCGGTCGCCGAGTACCCGCGCTTCCTCGACTACCAGGATGACGTGTATCAGGCGGTTGAATCCGCCGCTCATGACGAACTCGCCGCGGCATTCCAGATCGCCGACAAGCAGGAGCGCGACGACAAGTCCGACGAGATCAAGGCGCGCGTCCTTGAGCAGCTCGCAGGGCAGTTCGAAGGCCGCGAGAAGGAAATCTCCGGTGCGTTCAAGGGCCTGACCAAGAAGGTCGTGCGTAAGCGGATTCTCACCGAGCAGGTCCGGATCGACGGCCGTGGGCTGACCGACATCCGTCCGCTGACAGCCGAGGTCGGCGTCCTTCCGCGGGTGCACGGATCGGCGATCTTCGAGCGCGGCGAAACCCAGATCCTGGGCGTGACAACGCTCAACATGTTGAAGATGGAACAGCAGATCGATTCGCTGGCGCCGGTTACCCGCAAGCGGTACATGCATAACTACAACTTCCCGCCATACTCGACCGGTGAGACCGGCCGGGTCGGAAGCCCGAAGCGTCGCGAAATCGGTCACGGTGCGCTTGCGGAGCGTGCCCTGGTTCCGGTTCTGCCGACCCGCGAAGAATTCCCGTACGCGATCCGTCAGGTATCGGAGGCACTCAGCTCCAACGGCTCGACGTCGATGGGTTCTGTCTGCGCGTCGACGCTCGGCCTGCTGAACGCCGGTGTGCCGCTGCGCGCTCCTGTCGCCGGTATCGCGATGGGCCTGGTTTCCGATGTTGTCGAGACCGAGTCCGGTCCACAGACGGCTTACGCCGCGCTGACCGACATCCTCGGCGCCGAAGACGCATTCGGCGATATGGACTTCAAGGTCGCAGGTACCTCTGAGTTCGTCACGGCAATCCAGCTCGATACCAAGCTGGACGGAATCCCGGCATCGGTTCTGGCTGCCGCGCTGACCCAGGCGCGCGAGGCACGCCTGTCCATCCTGGATGTGCTCAACGGCGCGATCTCAGCTCCGGGCGAAATG is part of the Saxibacter everestensis genome and harbors:
- a CDS encoding polyribonucleotide nucleotidyltransferase, with amino-acid sequence MGLNPESAVAVLDNGRFGKHTIRFETGRLAQQAAGCAAAYLDDETMLLSATAVGKHPKDNFDFFPLTVDVEERMYAAGRIPGSFFRREGRPSTDAILTCRLIDRPLRPSFVSGLRNEVQVVITVMAMHPDHLYDVLAINAASMSTQLSGLPFSGPIGGVRVALIEDQWVAFPNHSDLENAVFDMVVAGRVVGDDVAIMMVEAEATDNSWNLIKENGATAPTEEIVAQGLEASKPFIRELVRAQAELAERAAKPVAEYPRFLDYQDDVYQAVESAAHDELAAAFQIADKQERDDKSDEIKARVLEQLAGQFEGREKEISGAFKGLTKKVVRKRILTEQVRIDGRGLTDIRPLTAEVGVLPRVHGSAIFERGETQILGVTTLNMLKMEQQIDSLAPVTRKRYMHNYNFPPYSTGETGRVGSPKRREIGHGALAERALVPVLPTREEFPYAIRQVSEALSSNGSTSMGSVCASTLGLLNAGVPLRAPVAGIAMGLVSDVVETESGPQTAYAALTDILGAEDAFGDMDFKVAGTSEFVTAIQLDTKLDGIPASVLAAALTQAREARLSILDVLNGAISAPGEMAVTAPRIISVKIPVDKIGEVIGPKGKMINQIQEDTGADISIEDDGTVLIGATDGDSAEAARAAVNAIANPQVPEVGERYLGTVVKTTSFGAFISLTPGKDGLLHISEMRKLVDGKRVDNVDDVVGVGQKIQVEITKVDDRGKLSLSPVVADGSADESADSAAEGADA